Proteins from a single region of Ailuropoda melanoleuca isolate Jingjing chromosome 15, ASM200744v2, whole genome shotgun sequence:
- the BMI1 gene encoding polycomb complex protein BMI-1 isoform X2: MHRTTRIKITELNPHLMCVLCGGYFIDATTIIECLHSFCKTCIVRYLETSKYCPICDVQVHKTRPLLNIRSDKTLQDIVYKLVPGLFKNEMKRRRDFYAAHPSADAANGSNEDRGEVADEDKRIITDDEIISLSIEFFDQNRLDRKVNKDKEKPKEEVNDKRYLRCPAAMTVMHLRKFLRSKMDIPNTFQIDVMYEEEPLKDYYTLMDIAYIYTWRRNGPLPLKYRVRPTCKRMKMSHQRDGLTNAGELESDSGSDKANSPAGGAPSTSSCLPSPSTPVQSPHPQFPHISSTMNGTSSSPSGNHQSSFANRPRKSSVNGSSATSSG; encoded by the exons ATGCATCGAACAACCAGAATCAAGATCACTGAACTAAATCCCCACCTAATGTGTGTGCTTTGTGGAGGGTACTTCATTGATGCCACGACCATAATAGAATGTCTACATTCCT TCTGTAAAACGTGTATTGTGCGTTACTTGGAGACCAGCAAATATTGTCCTATCTGTGATGTCCAAGTTCACAAAACCAGACCACTACTGAATATAAG GTCAGATAAAACTCTCCAAGATATTGTATACAAATTAGTTCCAGGGCTTTTCAAAA atgaaatgaagagaagaagggaTTTTTATGCAGCTCATCCTTCAGCTGATG CTGCCAATGGCTCTAATGAAGATAGAGGAGAAGTTGCAGATGAAGATAAGAGAATTATAACTGATGATGAGATAATAAGCTTATCCATTGAATTCTTTGACCAGAACAG ATTGGATCGGAAAGTaaacaaagacaaggagaaaCCTAAGGAGGAG GTGAATGATAAAAGGTATTTACGTTGCCCAGCAGCAATGACTGTGATGCACCTAAGAAAGTTTCTCAGAAGTAAAATGGACATACCTAATACTTTCCAG ATTGATGTCATGTATGAAGAGGAACCGTTAAAGGATTACTATACACTAATGGACATTGCCTACATTTATACCTGGAGAAGG aatGGTCCGCTTCCTTTGAAATACAGAGTTCGACCTACttgtaaaagaatgaagatgaGTCACCAGAGAGATGGACTGACAAATGCTGGAGAACTGGAAAGTGACTCTGGGAGTGACAAGGCCAACAGCCCCGCAGGAGGTGCTCCCTCCACCTCTTCCTGTCTGCCCAGCCCCAGCACTCCCGTTCAGTCTCCTCACCCTCAGTTCCCTCACATCTCCAGCACTATGAATGGaaccagcagcagccccagcggTAACCACCAATCTTCCTTTGCCAATAGACCTCGAAAATCATCAGTAAATGGGTCGTCAGCAACTTCATCTGGTTGA
- the BMI1 gene encoding polycomb complex protein BMI-1 isoform X1, with translation MHRTTRIKITELNPHLMCVLCGGYFIDATTIIECLHSFCKTCIVRYLETSKYCPICDVQVHKTRPLLNIRSDKTLQDIVYKLVPGLFKIFFSPPPLDEMKRRRDFYAAHPSADAANGSNEDRGEVADEDKRIITDDEIISLSIEFFDQNRLDRKVNKDKEKPKEEVNDKRYLRCPAAMTVMHLRKFLRSKMDIPNTFQIDVMYEEEPLKDYYTLMDIAYIYTWRRNGPLPLKYRVRPTCKRMKMSHQRDGLTNAGELESDSGSDKANSPAGGAPSTSSCLPSPSTPVQSPHPQFPHISSTMNGTSSSPSGNHQSSFANRPRKSSVNGSSATSSG, from the exons ATGCATCGAACAACCAGAATCAAGATCACTGAACTAAATCCCCACCTAATGTGTGTGCTTTGTGGAGGGTACTTCATTGATGCCACGACCATAATAGAATGTCTACATTCCT TCTGTAAAACGTGTATTGTGCGTTACTTGGAGACCAGCAAATATTGTCCTATCTGTGATGTCCAAGTTCACAAAACCAGACCACTACTGAATATAAG GTCAGATAAAACTCTCCAAGATATTGTATACAAATTAGTTCCAGGGCTTTTCAAAA tctttttctcccccccccctttagatgaaatgaagagaagaagggaTTTTTATGCAGCTCATCCTTCAGCTGATG CTGCCAATGGCTCTAATGAAGATAGAGGAGAAGTTGCAGATGAAGATAAGAGAATTATAACTGATGATGAGATAATAAGCTTATCCATTGAATTCTTTGACCAGAACAG ATTGGATCGGAAAGTaaacaaagacaaggagaaaCCTAAGGAGGAG GTGAATGATAAAAGGTATTTACGTTGCCCAGCAGCAATGACTGTGATGCACCTAAGAAAGTTTCTCAGAAGTAAAATGGACATACCTAATACTTTCCAG ATTGATGTCATGTATGAAGAGGAACCGTTAAAGGATTACTATACACTAATGGACATTGCCTACATTTATACCTGGAGAAGG aatGGTCCGCTTCCTTTGAAATACAGAGTTCGACCTACttgtaaaagaatgaagatgaGTCACCAGAGAGATGGACTGACAAATGCTGGAGAACTGGAAAGTGACTCTGGGAGTGACAAGGCCAACAGCCCCGCAGGAGGTGCTCCCTCCACCTCTTCCTGTCTGCCCAGCCCCAGCACTCCCGTTCAGTCTCCTCACCCTCAGTTCCCTCACATCTCCAGCACTATGAATGGaaccagcagcagccccagcggTAACCACCAATCTTCCTTTGCCAATAGACCTCGAAAATCATCAGTAAATGGGTCGTCAGCAACTTCATCTGGTTGA